One Rhododendron vialii isolate Sample 1 chromosome 2a, ASM3025357v1 genomic region harbors:
- the LOC131317461 gene encoding wall-associated receptor kinase-like 8, whose protein sequence is MFQIIILLLWLTTAESVAEYPLAKPGCQERCGNIDIPYPFGIGPNCSIADGFAVICNHSSNPPKPFIKIINLEVLQISLSESTVQVNNPVITSNCPGRANGKDVYFFSTPFTFSDTHNRFTAMGCNNLALLVRGSNIITACMSICNAFLPPSLNETAGCYGINCCQTRIPHGLRMVNASLKSIDPNNNQHGCKYAFMVDYQWFSDKDIFNVSEMDYVPAVLDWGCDANGSFCSANAHCSLYNANTSWNGRYCFCDEGYEGNPYLPSGCQDIDECSDPNLNHCGGFCLNAPGGYNCSCPDGLPFSNATIKTFVGAFTHNLLVRTGLLFRLTWDLRLRIATEIAGALFYLHSLASIPIYHRDIKSTNILLDEKFRAKVSDFGISRSISVDNTHLTTAVQGTFGYLDPEYFQSSQFTEKSDVYSFGVVLVELLTGKKPILSGKSNEGGSLTAYFLLIMKENRLYDILDARVVKEGGEKEILRVANIAKRCLYLHGSSRPTMKEVVMELDGIRMSNGATATVKQSCDNVEYATEDDLTEPQEAVSTSTGSSYCAMDIELPLLLDKSSSSL, encoded by the exons ATGTTTCAAATTATCATCTTATTGTTGTGGCTAACCACAGCAGAATCAGTAGCAGAATATCCTCTTGCAAAGCCTGGCTGTCAAGAAAGATGCGGGAACATAGACATCCCCTACCCCTTTGGGATTGGGCCCAATTGCTCCATTGCTGATGGTTTTGCAGTAATTTGCAACCACTCTTCCAATCCACCCAAACCTTTtattaaaatcatcaatctGGAAGTGCTGCAGATTTCACTAAGTGAGTCAACTGTACAAGTTAACAATCCAGTTATCACTTCCAATTGTCCCGGTAGAGCCAACGGTAAAGACGTTTACTTCTTCTCGACGCCGTTTACGTTCTCTGACACGCACAATAGATTCACAGCCATGGGTTGCAACAACCTTGCGCTACTAGTCCGTGGATCAAACATTATAACCGCTTGCATGTCGATTTGCAACGCTTTTCTTCCTCCTTCTCTTAATGAAACAGCTGGTTGCTATGGGATAAACTGCTGCCAGACCAGAATCCCGCATGGCCTTAGGATGGTTAATGCCTCTCTAAAAAGCATTGATCCGAACAACAATCAACATGGTTGCAAGTACGCATTCATGGTTGACTACCAATGGTTTAGCGATAAAGACATCTTTAATGTAAGTGAAATGGATTATGTTCCTGCAGTGCTGGATTGGGGGTGCGATGCGAATGGAAGTTTCTGTAGCGCTAATGCTCACTGCTCATTATACAATGCCAATACTTCGTGGAACGGCAGATATTGCTTTTGTGATGAAGGCTATGAAGGGAACCCTTATCTTCCTAGTGGATGTCAAG ATATTGACGAGTGCAGCGACCCTAATCTCAACCATTGTGGGGGATTTTGCTTGAATGCTCCTGGGGGCTACAATTGTTCTTGCCCCGATGG ATTGCCCTTTTCGAATGCCACAATAAAAACATTTGTAGGGGCATTTACCCATAACTTGTTGGTTAG GACTGGATTACTGTTTCGTCTTACCTGGGATTTGCGATTACGAATCGCTACAGAAATTGCAGGAGCTCTATTTTACCTTCACTCATTAGCTTCCATACCCATCTACCATCGGGACATCAAGTCCACAAACATACTCTTGGATGAAAAATTCAGAGCAAAAGTCTCCGATTTTGGCATTTCAAGGTCAATTTCTGTTGATAACACTCACTTGACCACGGCAGTGCAGGGTACCTTCGGCTACTTGGATCCGGAGTACTTCCAGTCTAGCCAATTCACAGAAAAGAGCGATGTTTACAGCTTTGGGGTGGTACTTGTTGAGCTCCTTACTGGAAAAAAACCGATTTTGTCGGGCAAGTCTAATGAAGGGGGAAGCCTAACAGCatacttcctattgataatGAAGGAGAACCGGTTGTATGATATTCTCGATGCTCGAGTAGTGAAAGAGGGTGGAGAAAAAGAGATTTTGAGAGTCGCTAATATCGCGAAAAGATGCTTGTACTTGCATGGAAGCAGCAGGCCAACAATGAAAGAGGTGGTAATGGAGTTGGATGGGATCAGAATGTCAAATGGGGCAACCGCCACTGTTAAACAAAGTTGTGATAACGTAGAGTATGCAACAGAGGATGACCTAACTGAACCTCAGGAGGCTGTTTCTACTTCGACAGGTTCATCTTATTGCGCAATGGATATCGAATTACCTCTGTTGCTTGACAAATCCTCTAGCTCACTGTGA